One part of the Actinotignum schaalii genome encodes these proteins:
- a CDS encoding glycosyltransferase family protein: MNIAVHWSGAQISPEGKIAGQDAGATLLRRLLRIFPDAVVLDPAAGAAANGANAAASGAGNVGTTAQPAGPRSSDAVAVVSPESLAPDTVVITMDVHDTPALWARLRKAGQPAPRLMNFVWLPVSTLDSAEEIAPVALSCALFPTFANSERTAGEIREMVNKWTVPPLAGRLKLGWVNLGFRLDHVQERREPEVPVVLYPAIYLSARKRPDFFMDVLSRVRELIPLTVEMRLHEAHLVSEKAMRYSRLPWMHVGPLTDTRTSYYQALAHTTAFLATAAEESYGLSYVEALGAGALGVFPDVPWARALLPENYPFLYPDGDEAAAAAMLTRVLTRTAQCRADLDAACGGSFREWIAAHHSDDAFDREIVAAVQRWFG, translated from the coding sequence ATGAATATCGCCGTGCACTGGTCCGGCGCTCAGATCAGCCCGGAAGGAAAAATAGCCGGCCAGGATGCCGGCGCCACCCTGCTGCGCCGCCTTCTGCGTATTTTCCCCGATGCCGTTGTGCTTGACCCCGCGGCGGGCGCGGCCGCAAATGGTGCCAACGCGGCCGCGAGTGGTGCGGGAAACGTAGGTACGACGGCGCAGCCAGCCGGACCGCGCTCCTCCGATGCGGTGGCTGTTGTTTCCCCGGAAAGCCTCGCCCCGGATACGGTGGTCATCACTATGGATGTGCATGACACCCCGGCCCTGTGGGCGCGGCTGCGCAAAGCTGGCCAGCCCGCCCCGCGCCTCATGAATTTTGTGTGGCTGCCGGTTTCCACCCTGGACAGCGCGGAGGAGATCGCCCCGGTGGCCCTCTCCTGCGCGCTCTTCCCCACGTTCGCCAATTCGGAGCGCACCGCCGGTGAGATCCGCGAGATGGTGAATAAGTGGACGGTGCCCCCGCTGGCCGGGCGGCTCAAGCTTGGCTGGGTGAATCTCGGTTTCCGCCTCGACCACGTGCAGGAGCGGCGCGAACCGGAGGTCCCGGTGGTGCTCTACCCCGCGATTTATCTTTCGGCGCGCAAACGCCCCGATTTCTTCATGGACGTGCTGAGCCGGGTGCGCGAGCTCATCCCGCTCACGGTGGAGATGCGCCTGCACGAAGCACACCTGGTTTCCGAGAAGGCCATGCGGTACTCGCGCCTGCCGTGGATGCACGTGGGGCCGCTGACCGATACCCGCACCTCGTATTACCAGGCCCTCGCCCACACCACGGCCTTCCTGGCCACCGCCGCGGAGGAATCCTACGGGCTCTCCTACGTGGAGGCCCTGGGTGCCGGGGCGCTCGGGGTGTTCCCGGACGTGCCCTGGGCCCGCGCGCTACTTCCGGAGAATTACCCCTTCCTCTATCCGGATGGCGATGAGGCGGCCGCGGCGGCCATGCTCACCCGGGTCCTCACCCGCACCGCGCAATGCCGGGCGGATCTGGACGCGGCCTGCGGCGGGAGTTTCCGCGAGTGGATCGCCGCGCATCACTCCGACGATGCGTTCGACCGCGAAATCGTGGCCGCGGTGCAGCGCTGGTTCGGCTAG
- a CDS encoding sodium-translocating pyrophosphatase: protein MGRCFSVSTHKNTSRPRRRLALLGALALAPVALGSCAASASAPAGEATVHGGEANIVLPDLSGVSAAGGVSGRLLLLIGVGVCVLGLCFGLITYMNLRKLPVHRAMAEVADLIYETCKAYLVKQGRFLLVLWAFITAVIVVYYKFLVGFTWGKLAIVVAFSLLGMGGSYAVAWFGIRVNTLANARTAFASLRGRPLPLHQVPLRSGMSIGMVLISLELLMMLVILLFLPADVAGACFIGFAIGESLGASALRIAGGIFTKIADIGSDLMKIVFKIDEDDPRNPGVIADCVGDNAGDSVGPSADGFETYGVTGVALVTFIVLAVHDPALQATLLVWVFTVRVAMIIASALAYGLNARLAATRYASATTLNFEKPLSSLVWLTSIFCIACVYGISWLVLGGNDGALWLPLATIVTCGTLAGALIPELVKVFTSTTSRHVREVVKSSRQGGASLNILSGVVAGNFSAFWLGITIVGLMAGAFVIADATLGEFMLAPAVFAFGLVAFGFLGMGPVTIAVDSYGPVTDNAQSVYELSRIEALPDIDADIRSGFGFTPQWDRAKLMLEENDGAGNTFKATAKPVLIGTAVVGATTMIFSIIIGLTGGLTSGIEMLSLMHAPFLLGIISGGAVIFWFSGASMQAVTTGAYRAVEFIKESIHLDKNAERASHDDSRRVVEICTQYAQQGMLTIFLAVFFATLSFAFIEPYFFIGYLISIAIFGLYQAIYMANAGGAWDNAKKIVEVDLHAKGTALHDATIVGDTVGDPFKDTSSVALNPIIKFTTLFGLLAVELAVSLNTQNLTAVVTGLAVCFGALALVFIYRSFYSMRIQASTEDPLLDEPEPESSPESEPALEPRSRFDTVTGKRADSGTHTSSEPEKGVLA from the coding sequence ATGGGACGTTGTTTTTCTGTATCCACACACAAGAACACCTCGCGTCCACGCCGGCGGCTGGCCCTGCTCGGGGCGCTCGCGCTGGCTCCCGTTGCCCTAGGTTCGTGCGCCGCCTCCGCGAGCGCGCCCGCCGGTGAGGCAACTGTGCACGGAGGTGAAGCAAATATCGTATTGCCTGATCTGTCGGGCGTGAGCGCGGCGGGCGGGGTGTCCGGCCGGCTGCTCCTCCTCATCGGGGTGGGCGTCTGCGTGCTGGGGCTGTGCTTCGGGCTCATCACGTATATGAATCTGCGCAAGCTTCCGGTGCATCGGGCCATGGCCGAGGTCGCCGACCTCATTTACGAAACCTGCAAGGCCTACCTGGTCAAACAGGGGCGGTTCCTGCTGGTGCTCTGGGCTTTTATTACCGCGGTCATCGTGGTTTATTACAAGTTCCTGGTGGGCTTCACCTGGGGGAAGCTCGCGATTGTGGTGGCGTTCTCGCTGCTGGGCATGGGTGGCTCGTACGCGGTGGCGTGGTTCGGGATTCGGGTGAATACCCTGGCCAATGCGCGCACGGCTTTCGCTTCGCTGCGCGGGCGGCCCCTCCCGCTGCACCAGGTGCCGCTGCGTTCGGGGATGTCCATCGGGATGGTGCTGATCTCCCTGGAATTGCTCATGATGCTGGTCATTTTGCTGTTCCTGCCCGCGGATGTGGCCGGAGCGTGCTTTATTGGCTTCGCGATTGGGGAATCGCTGGGCGCTTCGGCGCTGCGCATCGCCGGTGGTATTTTCACGAAGATTGCCGATATTGGCTCCGACCTCATGAAGATCGTCTTCAAAATTGATGAGGACGACCCACGTAACCCGGGCGTGATCGCCGATTGCGTGGGCGATAATGCCGGGGATTCGGTAGGCCCCTCCGCGGACGGTTTCGAAACCTACGGGGTGACCGGGGTGGCGCTGGTGACCTTCATCGTGCTAGCGGTGCATGACCCGGCGCTGCAAGCCACCCTGCTGGTGTGGGTCTTCACGGTGCGCGTGGCAATGATTATCGCCTCGGCGCTGGCCTACGGCCTCAACGCGCGCCTGGCCGCCACCCGCTACGCGAGCGCCACCACCCTCAATTTCGAAAAACCGCTGAGTTCACTCGTGTGGCTCACCTCGATTTTCTGCATTGCTTGCGTGTACGGGATCTCCTGGCTTGTTTTGGGTGGGAACGACGGCGCATTGTGGCTCCCGCTCGCCACTATCGTGACCTGCGGGACTTTGGCGGGGGCGCTTATCCCCGAGCTGGTCAAGGTCTTCACCTCCACCACGTCGCGGCACGTGCGTGAAGTGGTGAAGAGCTCGCGCCAGGGCGGGGCTTCCCTCAATATTCTTTCCGGTGTGGTGGCCGGGAATTTCTCCGCGTTCTGGCTGGGCATCACCATCGTGGGGCTCATGGCCGGGGCTTTCGTGATCGCGGATGCCACGCTCGGTGAGTTCATGCTGGCGCCGGCTGTTTTCGCTTTCGGGCTGGTGGCTTTCGGGTTCCTCGGCATGGGGCCGGTGACCATCGCGGTGGATTCCTACGGCCCGGTTACGGATAACGCCCAGTCGGTCTACGAGCTTTCCCGCATTGAGGCGCTCCCCGATATTGACGCCGATATTCGCTCCGGTTTTGGTTTCACCCCGCAATGGGATCGCGCCAAGCTCATGTTGGAGGAGAACGACGGCGCCGGCAATACCTTCAAGGCCACCGCCAAACCGGTGCTCATCGGCACCGCGGTGGTGGGTGCTACCACGATGATTTTCTCCATTATTATCGGGCTGACCGGTGGGCTGACCAGCGGGATCGAGATGCTGTCCCTCATGCACGCCCCGTTCCTGCTGGGGATTATCAGCGGGGGCGCGGTGATCTTCTGGTTCTCCGGCGCGTCGATGCAGGCGGTGACCACGGGTGCGTACCGGGCGGTGGAGTTCATCAAGGAGTCCATCCATCTGGATAAAAATGCGGAGCGGGCTTCCCACGATGACTCGCGGCGCGTCGTCGAAATTTGTACCCAGTACGCCCAGCAGGGGATGCTCACGATTTTCCTGGCGGTCTTCTTCGCTACTCTTTCCTTCGCGTTTATCGAGCCGTACTTCTTTATCGGCTATCTCATTTCCATTGCCATTTTCGGCCTCTACCAGGCGATTTACATGGCGAACGCGGGTGGGGCCTGGGATAACGCGAAGAAGATCGTGGAGGTGGACCTGCACGCGAAGGGCACCGCGCTGCACGATGCCACCATCGTGGGCGATACCGTGGGTGATCCTTTCAAGGACACCTCCTCGGTGGCCCTCAACCCGATTATTAAGTTCACGACCCTCTTCGGCCTGCTCGCCGTGGAGCTGGCCGTGAGCCTCAACACCCAGAATCTCACCGCGGTGGTCACCGGCCTGGCGGTGTGCTTCGGGGCCCTCGCGCTCGTCTTTATTTACCGCTCGTTCTACAGCATGCGCATCCAGGCCTCCACGGAGGATCCGCTGCTCGACGAGCCCGAGCCCGAATCTTCACCTGAATCCGAACCGGCGCTCGAACCGCGTTCCCGGTTTGACACCGTCACCGGAAAACGGGCCGATTCCGGAACACATACGTCGTCCGAACCCGAGAAGGGAGTCCTGGCATGA
- a CDS encoding CstA-like transporter-associated (seleno)protein — protein sequence MTQLRAFAAHARGLWRDFTGESAYEKYVARHAREHPDHPPLAKREFWRQRAAFDEENVSTGCC from the coding sequence ATGACCCAGCTCCGCGCCTTCGCGGCGCACGCTCGCGGCCTGTGGCGGGATTTCACCGGCGAATCGGCTTACGAGAAATACGTAGCCCGGCACGCCCGTGAACATCCCGATCACCCGCCGCTCGCCAAGCGCGAGTTCTGGCGCCAGCGCGCAGCCTTCGACGAGGAGAATGTCTCCACCGGCTGCTGCTAA
- a CDS encoding carbon starvation CstA family protein, which yields MSAPADTALPSYSEEEEKYIIRNRHGVPVGTKPHTKWTLPRIAVWVLVTALGVAGWYMLAFYRGEQVNTAWFVVTSVCTYMIAYRFYALFIQKTIMKPDDSNATPAERINNGRDFDPTNRVVLYGHHFAAIAGAGPLVGPVLAAQMGYLPGTLWIIFGVCVAGAVQDMLVLFFSMRRGGRSLGQMAVDEIGKIGGAVAAVMILVMLMIVLAVLAMICVNALADSPWGVFAVGMTIPIALCMGLWLRFVQPGNITMVSIVGFIALLGAIIGGRYVAESDFGQAFLHLSPTTLVWCMIVYGFFAAVLPVWLLLTPRDYLSTFMKVGTIVVLALGILIVRPLVEMPAVTEFASNTDGPVFAGELFPFLFITIACGALSGMHATVSSGTSPKMIQKESQVRMIGYGGMLMESFVAIMALAAASSLNMGIYFGMNTSEHTTDKLAGTAIVQMTDNRSELSAAAVQNLAVTDTHGNSVEARWESWDENGNEKTYVGAEAFDKVAEDVGETSVTSRTGGAPTLAVAIAHILHQVGGGQAMMGFWYHFAIMFEALFILSAVDAVTRVARFQLGDALGNVLPKFKDPSWRVGAWITTAVVVAAWGSLLLMGVTDPRGGIQTLYPLFGVANQLIAALALILCTVVVVNKGWAKWAWIPGIAATFDLVVTFAASWQKIFSSDAAIGYFTQNTNAKAALAKAQAAGDTEAIGIQSAIVRNTFIQGWLSVIFLATVAFVLVCAIIKIIRVITAKKYVTSEDPYQESNFYAPTQLFPTKLEKKVVAEYAAVGDPALIPSYDHRKGAGAHGTGSGTTTPPAATASSASDSDSSGSAQS from the coding sequence ATGAGTGCACCAGCTGACACTGCTCTTCCGAGCTATAGCGAAGAAGAGGAAAAATATATTATCCGGAACCGCCACGGTGTTCCGGTCGGAACAAAACCGCATACGAAGTGGACGCTGCCGCGCATCGCGGTGTGGGTCCTCGTAACAGCCCTCGGCGTTGCGGGCTGGTACATGCTCGCCTTCTATCGCGGTGAACAAGTCAATACCGCGTGGTTTGTGGTGACGTCGGTCTGCACCTACATGATCGCCTACCGCTTCTACGCGCTCTTTATCCAAAAAACCATTATGAAGCCCGACGATTCCAACGCGACGCCGGCCGAACGCATCAATAACGGACGCGATTTCGACCCGACGAACCGCGTGGTGCTCTACGGGCATCACTTCGCCGCTATCGCCGGTGCCGGCCCGCTGGTGGGCCCGGTGCTGGCCGCCCAGATGGGCTACCTGCCCGGCACCCTGTGGATTATTTTCGGGGTGTGCGTGGCCGGTGCCGTCCAGGACATGCTCGTCCTCTTCTTCTCCATGCGCCGCGGCGGGCGCAGCCTCGGCCAGATGGCCGTGGATGAAATCGGGAAGATCGGCGGGGCCGTGGCCGCGGTCATGATCCTCGTCATGCTCATGATCGTGCTGGCCGTGCTCGCCATGATCTGCGTGAACGCGCTGGCCGATTCGCCCTGGGGCGTTTTCGCCGTCGGTATGACGATCCCCATCGCGCTGTGCATGGGCCTGTGGCTGCGTTTCGTACAGCCCGGCAATATCACGATGGTGTCCATTGTTGGGTTCATTGCGCTGCTCGGTGCGATTATCGGGGGCCGCTACGTGGCGGAATCCGATTTCGGCCAGGCGTTCCTGCACCTGTCCCCCACCACCCTCGTGTGGTGCATGATTGTGTACGGTTTCTTCGCGGCCGTGCTGCCGGTCTGGCTGCTCCTCACCCCGCGTGACTACCTGTCCACCTTCATGAAGGTCGGCACCATCGTGGTGCTGGCGCTGGGCATCCTCATCGTGCGCCCGCTGGTGGAAATGCCGGCCGTCACCGAATTCGCTTCGAATACGGACGGCCCGGTATTCGCCGGGGAACTCTTCCCCTTCCTCTTTATTACCATCGCCTGCGGGGCGCTCTCCGGGATGCACGCAACGGTGTCCTCGGGTACCTCCCCGAAGATGATCCAGAAGGAATCCCAGGTCCGCATGATCGGCTACGGCGGCATGCTCATGGAATCCTTCGTGGCGATTATGGCGCTGGCCGCGGCCTCCTCCCTCAATATGGGTATCTACTTCGGTATGAATACCTCCGAGCACACCACCGATAAGCTGGCGGGCACGGCCATCGTGCAGATGACCGATAACCGTTCCGAGCTCTCGGCAGCCGCGGTGCAAAACCTCGCGGTCACCGATACCCACGGCAATTCGGTGGAAGCCCGCTGGGAATCCTGGGATGAGAACGGCAATGAGAAGACCTACGTGGGCGCGGAAGCCTTCGATAAGGTCGCCGAGGACGTTGGGGAAACCTCCGTCACCTCGCGTACCGGTGGTGCACCCACCCTCGCGGTGGCCATCGCCCATATTCTGCACCAGGTAGGTGGCGGCCAGGCCATGATGGGCTTCTGGTACCACTTCGCGATTATGTTCGAGGCGCTGTTCATTCTCTCCGCCGTGGACGCCGTGACCCGCGTAGCCCGCTTCCAGCTGGGCGACGCCCTGGGCAATGTGCTGCCCAAGTTCAAGGATCCCTCCTGGCGAGTGGGCGCGTGGATTACCACGGCCGTGGTGGTGGCGGCCTGGGGTTCGCTGCTGCTCATGGGCGTGACCGACCCGCGCGGCGGTATCCAAACCCTCTACCCGCTCTTCGGCGTAGCCAACCAGCTCATCGCCGCTTTGGCCCTGATTTTGTGCACCGTGGTGGTGGTCAATAAGGGCTGGGCGAAGTGGGCCTGGATCCCGGGCATCGCCGCGACCTTCGACCTAGTGGTCACCTTCGCGGCGTCCTGGCAGAAGATTTTCTCCTCCGACGCCGCCATCGGGTACTTCACCCAGAACACCAACGCGAAGGCAGCCTTGGCGAAGGCGCAGGCCGCCGGGGATACCGAAGCTATCGGTATCCAGTCCGCGATTGTGCGTAACACCTTCATCCAGGGCTGGCTCTCGGTCATCTTCCTGGCCACGGTAGCTTTCGTGCTGGTGTGCGCGATTATCAAGATCATCCGGGTGATCACCGCGAAGAAGTACGTGACCTCCGAGGATCCCTACCAGGAGTCCAACTTCTACGCGCCCACCCAGCTCTTCCCGACCAAGTTGGAGAAGAAGGTGGTGGCGGAATACGCTGCCGTGGGCGACCCGGCTTTGATTCCCAGTTACGATCACCGTAAGGGTGCGGGCGCGCACGGTACCGGTTCCGGTACGACGACGCCGCCAGCTGCCACGGCGAGCTCTGCCAGCGACTCGGATTCTTCCGGGTCCGCTCAGAGCTAG
- the nrdD gene encoding anaerobic ribonucleoside-triphosphate reductase, translating into MLIDTSTTTGVVVTKRDGRSVSFDAGKIYRAIALAMNSQGIDDYAFVEEATRTVIDHLDAAKLDVPTIQTEVENVLMASRYPQVARAYIEYRHDRDTAREQAMDISRSLDKLMQRDKTVVNENANKDSTVFNTQRDLTAGAVAKAYALKYLLPPAVANAHIKGDIHFHDLDYNPFQPMTNCCLIDIEGMLRDGFQIGNARVESPRSINTATAQIAQIIANVASSQYGGCSVDRCDEVLAPYAELNYAKHLKDAERWVAEDKRDEYCWEKTKKDIYDAMQSLEYEINTLYSSNGQTPFVTLGFGLGTNRFEREIQKAILTIRIKGIGADGHTAIFPKLVFGLRRGVNLNPEDPNYDVKQLALECSTKRMYPDVLSYDRLTELEGDYKAPMGCRSFLPKWVDPETGEAVNAGRNNLGVVTLNVPRIALQARGDKQRFWKIFDERMQVVKEALVYRAQRCEDATPENAPILYRYGALGIRAEEGDEDVTKFFHNQRSTLSIGYIGLYEAATAFYGPNWEHNAEAKEFTLDIVRRLSQYADQWKKEYPYWFSVYSTPAESLTNRFCSMDRERFGAVPDITAKDYYTNSFHYDVRKKITPFEKIDFEAPYAEYTKGGFIHYCEYPKLTHNTAALEAVWDYAYDKVAYLGTNTPIDKCYECGFNGEFDPTAEGFKCPNCGNDDPDRCDVVKRTCGYLGNPVKRPMVHGRHEEIISRVKHMDGPCA; encoded by the coding sequence ATGTTGATTGATACCTCAACGACCACGGGGGTAGTCGTCACCAAGCGTGACGGTCGGTCGGTTAGCTTTGACGCCGGTAAGATCTACCGCGCAATCGCGCTGGCAATGAACAGCCAGGGCATTGACGATTACGCATTCGTTGAGGAAGCCACCCGCACGGTGATCGATCATCTTGATGCTGCCAAGCTTGACGTTCCCACCATCCAAACGGAAGTGGAAAACGTGCTCATGGCCTCCCGCTACCCGCAGGTGGCGCGCGCCTATATCGAGTACCGCCACGATCGCGATACCGCGCGTGAACAGGCCATGGATATTTCGCGCTCCCTGGATAAGCTCATGCAGCGCGATAAGACGGTGGTCAATGAGAACGCCAATAAGGACTCCACTGTTTTTAACACCCAGCGCGATCTGACCGCGGGTGCGGTGGCCAAGGCCTACGCTCTCAAGTACCTGCTGCCTCCGGCGGTGGCCAATGCGCATATTAAGGGCGATATCCACTTCCACGATCTGGATTACAACCCCTTCCAGCCCATGACCAATTGCTGCCTCATTGATATTGAAGGCATGCTCCGTGATGGCTTCCAGATCGGTAACGCCCGGGTGGAATCCCCGCGCTCGATTAACACCGCTACCGCGCAGATCGCTCAGATCATCGCGAATGTGGCCTCCAGCCAGTACGGTGGCTGCTCGGTGGATCGCTGCGATGAAGTGCTCGCCCCTTACGCGGAACTCAATTACGCCAAGCACCTCAAGGATGCCGAGCGTTGGGTTGCTGAAGATAAGCGCGATGAGTACTGCTGGGAAAAGACGAAGAAGGATATCTACGATGCCATGCAGTCCCTGGAGTATGAGATCAATACTCTCTACTCCTCGAACGGGCAGACTCCTTTCGTCACCCTCGGTTTCGGCCTGGGCACCAACCGCTTCGAGCGGGAAATCCAGAAGGCGATCCTGACTATCCGCATTAAGGGCATCGGGGCCGATGGCCACACCGCGATCTTCCCGAAGCTCGTTTTCGGGCTGCGCCGCGGCGTGAACCTCAATCCTGAGGATCCTAATTACGACGTTAAGCAGCTGGCTCTGGAATGCTCCACGAAGCGCATGTACCCGGATGTCCTTTCCTATGACCGGCTCACCGAGCTGGAAGGCGATTACAAGGCTCCCATGGGTTGCCGTTCCTTCCTGCCCAAGTGGGTGGATCCGGAAACCGGTGAGGCCGTGAACGCCGGGCGTAATAACCTGGGTGTGGTCACCCTCAACGTGCCGCGTATCGCGCTGCAGGCGCGCGGGGATAAGCAGCGTTTCTGGAAGATCTTCGATGAGCGCATGCAGGTGGTCAAGGAAGCTCTGGTCTACCGGGCCCAGCGCTGCGAGGATGCCACTCCGGAAAACGCCCCCATTCTCTACCGCTACGGTGCCCTGGGTATCCGCGCGGAAGAAGGCGATGAGGACGTCACGAAGTTCTTCCACAACCAGCGTTCCACGCTTTCCATTGGCTACATTGGCCTGTACGAAGCGGCTACCGCGTTCTACGGCCCGAATTGGGAGCACAACGCGGAAGCGAAGGAATTCACCCTGGATATCGTGCGCCGGCTGAGCCAGTACGCCGACCAGTGGAAGAAGGAGTACCCCTACTGGTTCTCCGTGTACTCCACCCCGGCTGAATCCCTCACCAACCGTTTCTGCTCCATGGATCGCGAGCGTTTCGGTGCGGTTCCGGATATCACCGCGAAGGACTACTACACGAATTCCTTCCACTACGATGTGCGCAAGAAGATCACTCCCTTTGAGAAGATCGACTTCGAAGCGCCCTACGCGGAGTACACCAAGGGTGGTTTCATCCACTACTGCGAGTACCCCAAGCTGACCCACAACACCGCGGCTCTGGAAGCGGTCTGGGATTACGCTTACGATAAGGTGGCCTACCTGGGCACCAATACTCCTATTGATAAGTGCTACGAGTGCGGCTTCAACGGGGAATTTGATCCCACGGCGGAAGGTTTCAAGTGCCCGAATTGCGGCAATGATGATCCCGACCGTTGCGATGTTGTCAAGCGCACCTGCGGGTACCTTGGTAACCCGGTCAAGCGCCCCATGGTGCACGGCCGGCACGAGGAAATCATTTCCCGCGTCAAGCACATGGACGGTCCCTGCGCTTAA
- the nrdG gene encoding anaerobic ribonucleoside-triphosphate reductase activating protein, whose amino-acid sequence MRELRLLSTPPEAPGVHQPKRPGAWDGRRLSRSYVADYKPFVMVDGEGVRCAIYVSGCPFKCPGCYNVAAQSFRYGTPYTEELEERILEDCAKSYVAGVSFVGGEPFLNTPVLLPLARRFRERFGTSKTIWSWSGYTFEQLLEETEDKRELLSHVDVLVDGPFIQSQFIRDLTFRGSKNQRIIDVPQTFAAMEAGCEAPVRLWKNGEYD is encoded by the coding sequence ATGCGAGAATTGCGCCTGCTCTCAACACCTCCGGAAGCTCCGGGGGTGCACCAACCCAAGCGCCCCGGCGCCTGGGACGGGCGGCGCTTATCGCGCAGCTATGTTGCCGATTACAAGCCTTTCGTCATGGTGGACGGGGAAGGGGTGCGCTGCGCGATCTACGTATCCGGGTGCCCCTTCAAATGCCCGGGCTGCTATAACGTGGCGGCCCAGAGTTTCCGCTACGGCACGCCCTACACAGAAGAACTAGAAGAGCGCATCCTGGAGGATTGCGCGAAAAGCTACGTGGCCGGGGTGTCTTTTGTGGGCGGCGAGCCCTTCCTCAATACCCCGGTGCTGCTGCCCCTGGCCCGGCGTTTCCGGGAGCGCTTCGGGACAAGCAAAACGATTTGGAGCTGGAGCGGATATACCTTCGAGCAACTCCTGGAAGAAACCGAAGATAAACGCGAGCTCCTCTCCCACGTGGATGTGCTGGTAGACGGCCCCTTTATCCAATCCCAGTTCATTCGCGATCTCACCTTCCGCGGCTCCAAGAACCAGCGCATTATCGACGTGCCCCAAACTTTTGCGGCCATGGAAGCCGGGTGCGAAGCCCCGGTGCGGCTCTGGAAAAACGGGGAGTACGACTAG
- a CDS encoding OsmC family protein, with protein MAQLSARRIGHLHFTAVNDRGASVEIGKGPEQFTPGELMQLAVAGCQALSADSRFEQLLGEDYSATFTVSADADRANNRYTAFHTALEVEFADMPEEQRGALLRRVNLAIERSCTVGRTLDHPAPHDLEIRSAADN; from the coding sequence ATGGCTCAGCTCTCTGCCCGGCGTATCGGGCATCTTCATTTCACCGCCGTTAATGATCGCGGTGCCAGCGTGGAAATCGGGAAAGGTCCCGAACAATTCACTCCCGGGGAACTCATGCAGCTGGCGGTGGCCGGTTGCCAGGCCCTCAGCGCGGATTCTCGCTTCGAGCAGCTTCTCGGGGAGGACTATAGCGCCACCTTCACGGTGAGCGCGGATGCGGACCGGGCAAATAACCGCTACACCGCTTTCCACACCGCGCTCGAGGTGGAATTCGCCGATATGCCTGAAGAACAGCGCGGTGCCTTGCTCCGGCGCGTGAACCTGGCCATTGAGCGATCCTGCACGGTGGGCCGCACCCTTGACCATCCCGCCCCGCATGACCTGGAGATCCGCAGCGCCGCGGATAACTAA